One stretch of Kwoniella newhampshirensis strain CBS 13917 chromosome 5, whole genome shotgun sequence DNA includes these proteins:
- a CDS encoding calcium/proton exchanger produces the protein MSTNGPSPPRRVSFPTDETFLPHRSDPQEGNTNSSMTKNEVSAAPPAPLTASPPSSPGLPTYDRSSTPIDNASTGTGGGGARRRNPTTNNGGPNRQVTMDSQIHPSRRPTSESTRSRSRSSYGAEPNVGVLRRMTTVLFTPEKKVGKSPTYGSSIMAAIKSTWLNVLLIFIPIGWALYLVKHAGGNDKISDTAVFCTTFIAIIPLAGLLGFATEEAALRLGQTLGGLLNATLGNAVELIVAILALVKCELQVVQSSLVGSILSNILLVLGMCFFAGGVRFAEQAIKSTAAQLNASLLLIAVIAVLIPSAFHFAINSSASNTNGTDLAAGEGPDLLSMSHGVAILLLILYLGYLLFQMWTHATLYVDDQVTGSTRYPVAVTNVYDKVKLKGFHRKKHDEEEGGSAATTSESGTSPNTVVGDVPAVHGPGTENVENGVVEQHEDEEDEETPQMNVVCTIALMVLVTVIVGFTAEFLVASINGMVESNPSLSAEWVGLILLPIVGNAAEHFTAVSVSVKDKLDLSISVAVGSSIQIALFVIPVIQLLAWTIGKPMTLLFDPYESIVLFLSVLIVNQTLADGRSNWMEGLVLMMLYLIIAVSFWYYPGSNTATLLGCQSSSSVVG, from the exons ATGTCCACCAACGGTCCATCGCCACCTCGTCGTGTTTCTTTCCCAACTGACGAAACTTTCCTCCCTCATCGATCAGATCCTCAAGAGGGTAACACCAACAGTTCTATGACGAAGAACGAAGTCTCAGCCGCACCTCCTgcaccactcacagcttcaccaccttcttcaccggGCTTACCAACGTATGATCGATCATCCACACCTATCGACAACGCTTCAACCGGAAccggaggaggaggagcacGACGCAGAAACCCTACCACCAACAATGGGGGACCCAACAGACAAGTGACGATGGATTCGCAGATCCATCCTTCACGAAGACCCACCTCCGAATCCACTCGGAGTCGAAGTCGGAGTAGTTATGGGGCGGAACCGAATGTCGGCGTGTtgagaaggatgacgacggTCTTGTTCACTccggagaagaaggtgggcAAGTCGCCAACGTACGGGAGCAGTATCATGGCGGCGATCAAGAGTACCTggtt AaacgtcctcctcatttTCATCCCGATCGGATGGGCTCTGTACCTCGTCAAGCACGCGGGCGGAAACGACAAGATCTCGGACACCGCTGTGTTCTGTACCACCTTCATTGCTATAATTCCCCTTG CCGGTTTACTTGGTTTTGCCACTGAAGAAGCAGCTCTCCGTTTGGGTCAGACCCTCGGTGGTTTACTCAACGCGACTTTGGGTAACGCTGTAGAGCTGATCGTGGCTATCCTCGCTTTGGTCAAG TGCGAGCTACAAGTTGTGCAGTCTTCCTTGGTCGGTTCCATTCTGAGTAACATCCTTCTCGTGCTAGGCAT GTGTTTCTTTGCCGGTGGTGTCCGATTCGCTGAGCAGGCCATCAAGTCAACTGCCGCCCAGCTCAATgcctctctccttctgatCGCCGTCATTGCTgtcctcatcccatccgCCTTCCACTTTGCCATCAACTCGAGTGCCAGCAACACGAATGGCACAGATCTTGCAGCGGGAGAAGGACCAGACTTACTGTCGATGAGTCACGGTGTGGCCATTTTGCTCTTGATCCTGTATCTGGGCTATCTTCTGTTCCAGATGTGGACTCACGCT ACCCTTTACGTCGACGATCAGGTTACTGGCTCGACTCGGTACCCGGTCGCTGTTACCAATGTCTACGACAAGGTCAAGTTGAAGGGATTCCATAGGAAGAAGcacgacgaggaggaaggtggtTCGGCTGCTACGACCTCCGAGTCAGGAACCTCGCCTAATACTGTGGTCGGTGATGTCCCGGCAGTACATGGCCCTGGTACCGAGAATGTCGAGAACGGGGTAGTTGAGCAAcacgaggacgaagaggatgaggagaccCCTCAGATGAACGTGGTTTGTACTATC GCCCTCATGGTTCTCGTCACTGTCATCGTTGGCTTCACCGCCGAGTTCCTTGTTGCCAGTATCAATGGTATGGTCGAGAGCAACCCCAGCTTGTCCGCTGAATGGGTCGGTTTGATCTTGCTGCCAATT GTTGGAAATGCCGCCGAGCATTTCACAGCCGTCTCTGTGTCAGTCAAGGACAAGCTTGATCTTTCTATCTCGGTCGCT GTCGGATCTTCCATTCAAATCGCCTTGTTCGTCATCCCCGTCATTCAGCTCTTGGCTTGGACCATCGGCAAACCTATGAC GCTGCTCTTTGACC CGTATGAATCTATCgtgctcttcctctccgtcctcatcgtcaatcAAACACTGGCCGATGGTCGATCGAA CTGGATGGAGGGTCTCGTCCTTATGATGCTTTACCTGATCATCGCTGTGTCATTCTGGTACTACCCC GGATCCAATACCGCGACCTTGCTTGGTTGTCAGTCATCTTCCAGTGTTGTGGGGTAG